In one Aeromicrobium erythreum genomic region, the following are encoded:
- a CDS encoding glycoside hydrolase family 16 protein gives MGERTIAPGGWVPRIGIHLLSGVLVVGAMAAPASAALAGAPARSLDPGPATATTASATTSPTTAQVLRNHDFAAGRASWHPGDRARLAVQQRSSRRALVVKNHSRRTRDVAAQSSSSLLAFPAGTRVTVTAPMASGLRGGRLALRVTERRPSGATRIVTGRAVPGSWRYRTVSTTLTIAHEGSRIAVRPVHTRTRGHARFFVRPVRVRAVLPPGRAGEWVPNSTCRSGALGWTTSPNALLSGVDAPERVCQLRASGSGNLTATSRRSGDRLEAGSLVHVASQVSTVGGARPVRLTLQEVATDGSVVQSFSGSRDAVTDWAWLGAQLRTERSGSRIRVVYRGDGLARGAALRFRGADVTVTSPSTPAPQPTPSEPTPTQPTPTDPGPTPEPTTPTPTASPTPTPEPTPPGSTTRTCDDLNSPQRRTLSFADEFDGTGLDTTKWRVRDRTHLSFDAAYVTKDAVDVSDGTLTIEGRRRSTPASVSSGVRERWYDTGYLDTVGKFSQKYGRWEMRAKLPTSRAMTRGVWPAFWLRGDRTNGEIDVMEAYGGESTQRWNPAGSYTTTLWEDTNLGKQRGEWYSWAHQNWATRTPGVYEGFHTYGFNWTPDCMQFTYDDQVLSTIPIEQVPWARTAFDSPFNIRLNMQVGSSYWGMPDQQHTKDAFDYVVDSVRVYRVNP, from the coding sequence GGGTGCTCGTGGTCGGCGCGATGGCCGCTCCGGCCTCCGCCGCGCTCGCTGGAGCCCCCGCGCGCTCGCTCGACCCGGGGCCGGCCACCGCGACGACCGCCTCGGCCACGACCTCCCCCACGACAGCGCAGGTCCTGCGCAACCACGACTTCGCCGCGGGCCGTGCGTCGTGGCACCCCGGCGACCGTGCCCGTCTCGCGGTCCAGCAGCGCTCGTCACGCCGTGCGCTCGTCGTCAAGAACCACTCACGCCGCACCCGTGACGTCGCGGCACAGAGCAGCTCCAGCCTGCTGGCCTTCCCCGCGGGTACCCGGGTCACGGTCACGGCGCCGATGGCCTCGGGCCTGCGCGGCGGCCGGCTGGCCCTGCGGGTCACCGAGCGACGCCCGTCGGGCGCGACCCGTATCGTCACCGGGCGCGCCGTGCCCGGCAGCTGGAGGTACCGCACCGTCTCCACCACCCTGACCATCGCGCACGAGGGCAGCCGGATCGCCGTACGCCCGGTGCACACCCGCACGCGCGGGCACGCGCGCTTCTTCGTCCGGCCGGTGCGCGTGCGCGCGGTGCTGCCGCCGGGCCGTGCCGGCGAGTGGGTGCCCAACAGCACCTGCCGCTCCGGCGCACTCGGCTGGACGACGTCGCCGAACGCCTTGCTCTCCGGCGTCGACGCGCCCGAGCGCGTCTGCCAGCTGCGCGCCAGCGGGAGCGGGAACCTCACGGCCACCTCGCGTCGGTCGGGCGACCGCCTGGAAGCCGGCTCGCTCGTGCACGTCGCGAGCCAGGTGTCGACGGTGGGCGGCGCGCGTCCCGTGCGCCTGACCCTGCAGGAGGTGGCGACCGACGGCAGCGTCGTCCAGTCGTTCAGCGGCTCCCGCGACGCCGTGACCGACTGGGCCTGGCTGGGCGCGCAGCTGCGCACCGAGCGCTCCGGCAGTCGCATCCGGGTCGTCTACCGCGGCGACGGCCTCGCGCGCGGCGCCGCCCTCCGGTTCCGCGGTGCGGACGTGACGGTGACGTCGCCGTCGACACCGGCCCCCCAGCCGACGCCGTCCGAGCCGACGCCCACGCAGCCGACCCCCACGGACCCGGGCCCGACGCCCGAGCCCACGACGCCCACGCCGACGGCGAGCCCGACCCCGACGCCTGAGCCCACGCCGCCGGGCAGCACCACCCGGACCTGCGACGACCTGAACTCGCCGCAGCGCCGCACGCTGAGCTTCGCCGACGAGTTCGACGGGACGGGCCTCGACACCACCAAGTGGCGGGTCCGCGACCGGACGCACCTCTCCTTCGACGCGGCGTACGTGACGAAGGACGCGGTCGACGTGTCCGACGGGACACTCACGATCGAGGGACGTCGCCGCTCGACGCCGGCGTCGGTCTCCAGCGGTGTCCGGGAGCGGTGGTACGACACGGGCTACCTCGACACCGTCGGGAAGTTCTCCCAGAAGTACGGACGCTGGGAGATGCGGGCCAAGCTGCCGACGTCGCGCGCGATGACCCGCGGCGTCTGGCCGGCCTTCTGGCTGCGCGGTGACCGCACCAACGGCGAGATCGACGTCATGGAGGCCTACGGCGGCGAGTCGACACAGCGCTGGAACCCTGCCGGCTCCTACACGACGACGCTGTGGGAGGACACCAACCTGGGCAAGCAGCGCGGCGAGTGGTACTCGTGGGCGCACCAGAACTGGGCGACGCGGACGCCCGGCGTGTACGAGGGCTTCCACACCTACGGCTTCAACTGGACGCCGGACTGCATGCAGTTCACCTACGACGACCAGGTGCTGTCGACGATCCCGATCGAGCAGGTGCCGTGGGCCCGCACGGCCTTCGACAGCCCGTTCAACATCCGGCTCAACATGCAGGTGGGCTCGTCCTACTGGGGCATGCCCGACCAGCAGCACACCAAGGACGCCTTCGACTACGTCGTCGACAGCGTCAGGGTGTACCGCGTGAATCCGTGA
- a CDS encoding GGDEF domain-containing protein: MAVFVESVVLAVTAATSTPPGSPTPVALLVAPPLAALVLMVCLRSGCWRRRSTLLLWPAAVCVLYGLVGVDTPAAARLVPGLISMAFVFAGLTQPPWRSLWLLVPAVPAFVVAWGGLEGPVLQRTTATAVMWVIVAELPARLITHLNEQRAELERLARTDPLTGVLNRRDLVCRLEASSGRSTVSVIDVDGFKRFNDTHGHVAGDDLLRRLGALLACSVHGSGDVFRTGGDEFVLVLDEDEASARRRLEELRRWWAATEQVTLSMGVAPGGPEGLRHADLDMYGDKRLRRAAEQVTESPPPPRHSPGGSSPDASEAEGASG, from the coding sequence GTGGCGGTGTTCGTCGAGTCGGTGGTGCTGGCGGTGACGGCCGCGACGAGCACACCGCCCGGCAGCCCGACACCGGTGGCCCTGCTCGTCGCTCCCCCGCTCGCCGCGCTGGTGCTGATGGTCTGCCTCCGGTCCGGCTGCTGGCGGCGTCGATCCACGCTGCTGCTGTGGCCTGCGGCCGTGTGCGTGCTGTACGGCCTCGTCGGGGTCGACACGCCCGCCGCTGCGCGCCTGGTGCCGGGGCTGATCAGCATGGCGTTCGTGTTCGCGGGGCTCACGCAGCCGCCGTGGCGCTCGCTGTGGCTGCTGGTCCCGGCCGTGCCTGCGTTCGTCGTCGCGTGGGGCGGGCTGGAGGGACCTGTGCTGCAGCGGACCACGGCGACGGCCGTCATGTGGGTGATCGTCGCCGAGCTGCCCGCGCGCCTCATCACGCACCTGAACGAGCAGCGGGCGGAGCTGGAGCGCCTGGCGCGGACCGACCCGCTCACCGGCGTGCTCAACCGGCGCGACCTCGTGTGTCGCCTCGAGGCGTCGTCGGGGCGCTCCACCGTGTCCGTGATCGACGTCGACGGTTTCAAGCGGTTCAACGACACGCACGGCCACGTCGCCGGTGACGACCTCCTGCGCAGGCTGGGTGCGCTGCTGGCCTGCAGCGTCCACGGCTCCGGCGACGTCTTCCGCACGGGCGGTGACGAGTTCGTGCTGGTTCTCGACGAGGACGAGGCGTCGGCCCGGCGCCGGCTCGAGGAGCTGCGCCGGTGGTGGGCGGCCACCGAGCAGGTGACGCTCAGCATGGGCGTCGCACCCGGCGGCCCCGAGGGGCTACGGCACGCCGACCTCGACATGTATGGCGACAAGCGTCTGCGGCGGGCGGCCGAGCAGGTCACGGAGTCGCCGCCCCCGCCCCGACACTCCCCCGGCGGGTCCTCGCCCGACGCCTCCGAGGCCGAGGGCGCGTCCGGCTGA
- a CDS encoding potassium channel family protein, whose product MTRVERWERRAEVPLLLLSLAFLVAYAWPVLDPRLDRGWREFFETVSWTVWAAFALDFVVRLGLADDRRDYAVRHWYDVALIAVPMLRPLRLLRLVALLRILDRSAAGSLAGRTLVYVSGAAVASVGLASLAVLQAERDAPDATITSFGDALWWACVTVTTVGYGDYSPVTTQGRVIAVVLMVVGIGVVGSVTASVATAMLARAERERRTSG is encoded by the coding sequence ATGACTCGTGTCGAGCGCTGGGAACGTCGCGCAGAGGTCCCGCTGCTGTTGCTGTCCCTGGCCTTCCTGGTCGCCTACGCCTGGCCGGTCCTGGACCCGCGCCTGGACCGGGGGTGGCGGGAGTTCTTCGAGACCGTGTCTTGGACGGTCTGGGCCGCGTTCGCCCTCGACTTCGTCGTGCGGCTGGGGCTCGCCGACGACCGGAGGGACTACGCGGTGCGTCACTGGTACGACGTCGCACTCATCGCGGTGCCGATGCTCCGCCCGCTGCGGCTGCTGCGCCTCGTGGCCCTGCTGCGGATCCTCGACCGGTCCGCCGCGGGGAGCCTGGCCGGCCGCACGCTGGTCTACGTGTCGGGGGCCGCCGTCGCGTCGGTCGGCCTCGCCTCGCTCGCCGTCCTCCAGGCCGAGCGCGACGCGCCCGACGCGACCATCACGTCCTTCGGCGACGCGCTCTGGTGGGCGTGCGTGACCGTCACGACCGTCGGCTACGGCGACTACTCCCCCGTCACGACGCAGGGTCGTGTCATCGCCGTCGTGCTCATGGTCGTCGGCATCGGCGTGGTCGGCTCGGTCACCGCGTCGGTGGCCACGGCGATGCTCGCCCGCGCGGAGCGGGAGCGCCGCACGTCAGGGTGA
- a CDS encoding DUF445 domain-containing protein: protein MSTSVTERNAAAGPALSSDPAADEARRRGLRRMRVVATSLLVVAAVVFLLTREQGGAWGYVNAAAEAAMVGAIADWFAVTALFRHPLGLPIPHTAIIPRRKASLGASLQEFVTENFLRPEVVKERLDSAELTRRAGVWLAEGDHAERLVREGSKITAHALTRVKRDDVAALVRDAIVPRLVEEPLAPVAGKLLGDVLAERAHVGMVDLVLDELHAWLLENEDEVMALVGERAPWWTPQWVDERVGSRLHLEAVTWVQEIRDQPEHRARRALDGWLGRLVDDLQSDEATQERFERLKSRMLNQPQVTTTGVAIWDALRRALVETLQDEDGMLRRRALQELHALADRLQHDTELQARGDRVVADAGAYLVEHYGSEVATIISATVDRWDGVETARKVELHVGRDLQFIRINGTVVGGLAGLVIHTLSHLV, encoded by the coding sequence GTGAGCACCTCCGTGACCGAGCGCAACGCCGCTGCCGGCCCCGCCCTGTCGTCCGACCCGGCCGCCGACGAGGCCCGTCGCCGTGGCCTGCGCCGCATGCGCGTCGTGGCCACGTCGCTGCTCGTCGTCGCGGCCGTCGTGTTCCTCCTGACCCGTGAGCAGGGCGGCGCGTGGGGCTACGTCAACGCCGCGGCCGAGGCCGCCATGGTCGGCGCGATCGCCGACTGGTTCGCGGTCACGGCGCTGTTCCGGCACCCGCTCGGGCTACCCATCCCGCACACCGCGATCATCCCGCGCCGCAAGGCCTCGCTCGGCGCCAGCCTGCAGGAGTTCGTGACCGAGAACTTCCTGCGCCCGGAGGTCGTGAAGGAGCGGCTCGACTCCGCCGAGCTCACGCGGCGTGCGGGCGTCTGGCTCGCCGAGGGCGACCACGCCGAGCGGCTCGTGCGTGAGGGGTCCAAGATCACCGCGCACGCGCTCACCCGCGTCAAGCGCGACGACGTCGCCGCCCTCGTGCGCGACGCCATCGTGCCGCGGCTCGTGGAGGAGCCGCTCGCGCCGGTGGCCGGCAAGCTGCTCGGCGACGTGCTCGCCGAGCGGGCGCACGTCGGCATGGTCGACCTGGTGCTCGACGAGCTGCACGCGTGGTTGCTCGAGAACGAGGACGAGGTGATGGCGCTGGTGGGGGAGCGTGCCCCCTGGTGGACGCCGCAGTGGGTCGACGAGCGGGTCGGCTCGCGGCTGCACCTCGAGGCGGTCACCTGGGTGCAGGAGATCCGTGACCAGCCCGAGCACCGCGCCCGCCGGGCGCTCGACGGCTGGCTCGGTCGTCTCGTCGACGACCTGCAGTCCGACGAGGCCACGCAGGAGCGCTTCGAGCGGCTCAAGAGCCGCATGCTGAACCAGCCCCAGGTCACGACGACGGGCGTGGCGATCTGGGACGCCCTGCGCCGCGCGCTGGTCGAGACCCTCCAGGACGAGGACGGCATGCTGCGCCGCCGTGCGCTGCAGGAGCTGCACGCGCTGGCCGACCGGCTGCAGCACGACACCGAGCTGCAGGCCCGTGGCGACCGGGTCGTCGCCGACGCCGGCGCCTACCTCGTCGAGCACTACGGGTCTGAGGTGGCCACGATCATCTCGGCCACCGTCGACCGCTGGGACGGCGTGGAGACCGCGCGCAAGGTCGAGCTGCACGTCGGGCGCGACCTGCAGTTCATCCGCATCAACGGGACCGTCGTCGGTGGCCTGGCCGGCCTCGTGATCCACACCCTCAGCCACCTCGTCTGA
- a CDS encoding neutral zinc metallopeptidase: MSFNEDARLDTSQVTGGRVRGGAVVGGGRVRGGAVVGGGIGALVVTLVALFLDIDPGELTGGQNPFDTSQVQTAGEDSTVDLSQCRTGADANRDDVCRVVGTVNSVQDYWTDALPADVGRQYRPARTVVFSGATQSACGTASSSTGPFYCPSDERIYIDTGFFDLLSSRYGADGGALAQEYVVAHEYGHHVQQILGILGRAQSGSGATGGGVRVELMADCLAGVWAHHAATTQDANGTTLLEPLTPADVRSALSAAAAVGDDHIQASAGATVDPDTWTHGSSEQRQRWFLTGYDGGSADQCDTFATNDL; encoded by the coding sequence ATGAGCTTCAACGAGGACGCCCGCCTCGACACGAGCCAGGTCACCGGCGGTCGCGTGCGCGGCGGCGCCGTGGTCGGCGGCGGTCGCGTGCGCGGCGGCGCCGTGGTCGGCGGCGGCATCGGCGCCCTCGTCGTCACGCTCGTCGCCCTCTTTCTCGACATCGACCCGGGTGAGCTCACCGGGGGCCAGAACCCGTTCGACACGAGCCAGGTGCAGACCGCGGGCGAGGACTCCACCGTCGACCTCAGCCAGTGCCGCACCGGCGCCGACGCCAACCGCGACGACGTCTGCCGCGTCGTCGGCACCGTCAACAGCGTGCAGGACTACTGGACCGACGCCCTGCCCGCCGACGTCGGCCGCCAGTACCGCCCGGCCCGCACGGTCGTCTTCTCCGGCGCGACGCAGTCGGCCTGCGGCACCGCCTCGAGCAGCACGGGGCCGTTCTACTGCCCGTCGGACGAGCGCATCTACATCGACACCGGCTTCTTCGACCTGCTCTCGAGCCGCTACGGGGCCGACGGCGGCGCGCTCGCGCAGGAGTACGTCGTCGCCCACGAGTACGGGCACCACGTCCAGCAGATCCTCGGGATCCTCGGCCGCGCGCAGTCCGGCAGCGGCGCGACCGGTGGTGGCGTGCGCGTGGAGCTGATGGCCGACTGCCTCGCCGGTGTCTGGGCGCACCATGCCGCCACGACGCAGGACGCGAACGGGACCACGCTGCTGGAGCCCCTGACGCCGGCCGACGTCCGCTCGGCCCTCTCGGCCGCGGCCGCGGTGGGTGACGACCACATCCAGGCCTCGGCCGGGGCCACGGTCGACCCCGACACCTGGACGCACGGCTCGAGCGAGCAGCGCCAGCGCTGGTTCCTCACCGGCTACGACGGCGGCAGCGCCGACCAGTGCGACACGTTCGCCACGAACGACCTGTGA
- a CDS encoding CPBP family intramembrane glutamic endopeptidase, whose translation MSVPATGAAAPDGRRLRLEVWLVLGVSLGQSAVYAALSLLAALTRGPLRDATATLNASRSDREWLDVTYQLLGIGFALVPVGLALFLLAGDGPGVLRRLGLTGAGRLRTVLEGVGLTALIGLPGIGVYVAGRALGVTADVVTVPQQVYWWTALVLVLAAFQNGVLEEVVMIGYLFTRLRQIGWSTPTIIVSSALLRGSYHLYQGFGQALGNVLMGLVFGYWYHRTRRLAPLVVAHTLLDVFAFVGVLVLGDRLGLR comes from the coding sequence GTGAGCGTCCCTGCCACGGGCGCGGCGGCCCCGGACGGCCGTCGGCTGCGCCTGGAGGTCTGGCTCGTCCTCGGCGTGTCGCTCGGCCAGTCGGCCGTCTACGCCGCGCTCAGCCTGCTCGCCGCACTCACCCGCGGCCCGCTGCGCGACGCCACCGCGACCCTCAACGCCTCGCGCAGCGACCGCGAGTGGCTCGACGTCACCTACCAGCTGCTGGGCATCGGCTTCGCGCTCGTGCCCGTCGGCCTCGCGCTGTTCCTGCTGGCCGGCGACGGCCCCGGCGTCCTGCGCCGTCTCGGGCTCACCGGAGCGGGACGTCTGCGGACCGTCCTGGAGGGGGTCGGCCTCACCGCCCTCATCGGCCTGCCCGGCATCGGCGTCTACGTCGCCGGCCGGGCCCTCGGCGTCACGGCCGACGTGGTCACCGTGCCCCAGCAGGTCTACTGGTGGACGGCCCTGGTCCTCGTGCTCGCCGCGTTCCAGAACGGCGTGCTCGAGGAGGTCGTGATGATCGGCTACCTCTTCACCCGACTGCGTCAGATCGGGTGGAGCACCCCGACGATCATCGTCTCCAGCGCCCTGCTGCGGGGCAGCTACCACCTGTACCAGGGCTTCGGCCAGGCGCTCGGCAACGTGCTCATGGGGCTCGTGTTCGGCTACTGGTACCACCGCACCCGGCGGCTCGCGCCCCTCGTGGTGGCCCATACGCTGCTCGACGTGTTCGCGTTCGTCGGTGTCCTCGTCCTCGGCGACCGGCTGGGGCTGCGATGA
- the hrpA gene encoding ATP-dependent RNA helicase HrpA produces the protein MTTSTMKVEVAPGLPIADRADDIAAALRDHQVVVVAGETGSGKTTQLPKIARLLGRERIVHTQPRRIAARSVAARIAEECEVELGREVGYAVRFDDRTSDSTQIRLVTDGLLLSEIHHDRDLSRYDTVIVDEAHERSLAIDFLLGYLKQLLPRRPDLKVVVTSATIDVERFSEMFDGAPVIEVSGRTYPVEVRYRPLTDPDDGMLDGIESAIRELPREGDVLVFLSGEREIRDAAAHLEGLRWRQTEVLPLYGRLAAQDQAKIFASHPGRRIVLATNVAETSLTVPGIRYVVDTGYARISRYSQRLKVQRLPIEPVSRASAAQRAGRCGRVADGICIRLYAEEDHDGRPEFTDPEILRTNLASVLLQMASLDLGDVEDFPFLDAPDRRAVGDGRALLTELGALQEGRDRRPRLTRLGRTMSRLPVDPRMARMLLAADRQGCLADVLVIVAGLSIQDPRERPAEQQARADQLHARFRSPDSDFLSWLVLWQYVQEKRDELSSSAFRRLCRDEMLHWLRIREWQDVHAQLRRTVRDLGMKPGKIGADPADVHRALLSGLLSHVGVRQADSKEFLGARGARFMVFPGSALARKPPLWVVAGELVETGRLWGRTVAKVEPEWVEQAAAHLVKRQYAEPHWSARRGAAMAKERVTLYGVPLVVDRLVPLGRHDPALARELFVRHALVQGEWRTRHAFVQRNAQRIREAEAVEDRVRRRGLRVDDETLFAFYDARVPADVVSVRHFDSWWKKASRETPDLLDLDPAMLLADVGDLEHDYPTTWTSESAEYRVTYTFEPGTESDGVVVDVPVDDLLSLDPAEFLWNVPGHRDELVVALVRSLPKRLRRELVPVPDHAAALVEQLDPAAGPLLEQLVRGIRQRTGTLVSPDDFDLSAVPDHLKVTFRVVDDGAELARGRDLDALRTELGDVVRRDLEVVAAESARTGITTWDVGTLERAVPAGQVVGYPALVDEGTSVALRVLDTPEEQQVAMVRGQGRLLALSTPTTTPSLGRTLDLRQKLLLASSPYGDAAAVLDDARLAALDHLVARHGGPVWDEAAFQTLRERVRADVHDVTAGVLRDVLRSLEKLGQAQPQGTGEPAEDVRVQLSWLVAPGFVRDLGVEQLRRLPVYLEAARRRLATPLTEQLVRVHELEAEFHERTGGLSPLRRAAADVQEVRWALEELRVSVVAQNLGTARPVSVKRLRRLLDDLRV, from the coding sequence ATGACGACGTCGACGATGAAGGTGGAGGTCGCGCCGGGGCTGCCCATCGCCGACCGCGCCGACGACATCGCGGCGGCGCTGCGCGACCACCAGGTCGTGGTCGTCGCCGGCGAGACCGGGTCGGGCAAGACCACCCAGCTGCCGAAGATCGCGCGTCTGCTCGGCCGCGAGCGCATCGTGCACACGCAGCCTCGACGCATCGCCGCCCGGTCGGTCGCGGCCCGCATCGCCGAGGAGTGCGAGGTCGAGCTCGGGCGGGAGGTCGGCTACGCCGTCCGCTTCGACGACCGCACGAGCGACAGCACCCAGATCCGGCTGGTCACCGACGGGCTGCTGCTCAGCGAGATCCACCACGACCGCGACCTGTCGCGCTACGACACGGTGATCGTCGACGAGGCCCACGAGCGCAGCCTCGCCATCGACTTCCTGCTGGGGTACCTCAAGCAGCTCCTCCCCCGCCGACCCGACCTCAAGGTCGTGGTCACGTCGGCGACGATCGACGTCGAGCGCTTCTCGGAGATGTTCGACGGTGCGCCGGTCATCGAGGTGAGCGGGCGTACCTACCCGGTCGAGGTGCGCTACCGGCCGCTGACCGACCCGGACGACGGGATGCTCGACGGCATCGAGTCCGCCATCCGTGAGCTGCCACGCGAGGGCGACGTGCTCGTCTTCCTGTCCGGCGAGCGGGAGATCCGTGACGCCGCCGCCCACCTCGAGGGCCTGCGCTGGCGCCAGACGGAGGTCCTGCCGCTCTACGGCCGGCTCGCCGCGCAGGACCAGGCGAAGATCTTCGCATCGCACCCGGGACGGCGCATCGTACTGGCCACGAACGTCGCCGAGACGTCGCTGACCGTCCCCGGCATCCGGTACGTCGTCGACACCGGCTACGCCCGCATCTCGCGCTACAGCCAGCGGCTCAAGGTCCAGCGGCTGCCGATCGAGCCTGTCTCCCGCGCGAGCGCCGCCCAGCGCGCGGGGCGCTGCGGCCGCGTGGCCGACGGCATCTGCATCCGGCTCTACGCCGAGGAGGACCACGACGGTCGCCCCGAGTTCACCGACCCGGAGATCCTGCGCACGAACCTCGCGTCGGTGCTGCTGCAGATGGCGTCGCTCGACCTCGGCGACGTCGAGGACTTCCCGTTCCTCGACGCACCCGACCGCCGCGCCGTGGGCGACGGCCGGGCGCTGCTGACCGAGCTCGGGGCGCTGCAGGAGGGCCGCGACCGCCGACCCCGGCTCACGCGGCTGGGTCGCACGATGTCGCGCCTGCCGGTCGACCCGCGCATGGCCCGCATGCTCCTCGCCGCGGACCGTCAGGGGTGCCTGGCCGACGTGCTCGTCATCGTCGCCGGCCTCTCGATCCAGGACCCGCGGGAGCGGCCGGCCGAGCAGCAGGCCCGCGCCGACCAGCTGCACGCGCGGTTCCGCAGCCCCGACTCGGACTTCCTGTCCTGGCTCGTGCTCTGGCAGTACGTGCAGGAGAAGCGCGACGAGCTGAGCAGCAGCGCCTTCCGCCGGCTCTGCCGCGACGAGATGCTGCACTGGCTGCGCATCCGTGAGTGGCAGGACGTGCACGCGCAGCTGCGGCGCACCGTGCGCGACCTCGGCATGAAGCCGGGCAAGATCGGGGCCGACCCGGCCGACGTGCACCGGGCGCTGCTCAGCGGGCTGCTGTCGCACGTGGGCGTCCGGCAGGCCGACTCCAAGGAGTTCCTCGGCGCGCGCGGTGCGCGCTTCATGGTGTTCCCCGGGTCGGCGCTGGCGCGCAAGCCGCCACTGTGGGTCGTGGCCGGCGAGCTCGTCGAGACCGGCCGGCTGTGGGGGCGCACCGTCGCGAAGGTCGAGCCCGAGTGGGTCGAGCAGGCCGCCGCGCACCTGGTGAAGCGTCAGTACGCCGAGCCGCACTGGTCGGCGCGGCGCGGGGCGGCCATGGCGAAGGAGCGGGTGACGCTCTACGGCGTGCCCCTGGTGGTCGACCGGCTCGTGCCGCTCGGCCGGCACGACCCCGCCCTCGCGCGGGAGCTGTTCGTCCGGCACGCTCTCGTGCAGGGCGAGTGGCGCACGCGCCACGCCTTCGTGCAGCGCAACGCCCAGCGGATCCGCGAGGCGGAGGCCGTCGAGGACCGCGTCCGACGCCGGGGCCTGCGGGTCGACGACGAGACGCTGTTCGCGTTCTACGACGCACGGGTGCCCGCCGACGTCGTCTCGGTGCGTCACTTCGACAGCTGGTGGAAGAAGGCGTCGCGCGAGACGCCCGACCTGCTCGACCTCGACCCGGCGATGCTGCTGGCCGACGTCGGCGACCTCGAGCACGACTACCCGACGACCTGGACGTCGGAGTCGGCCGAGTACCGCGTGACGTACACGTTCGAGCCCGGCACCGAGAGCGACGGCGTCGTCGTCGACGTGCCGGTCGACGACCTGCTCTCCCTCGACCCCGCGGAGTTCCTGTGGAACGTGCCGGGGCACCGCGACGAGCTGGTGGTGGCGCTGGTCCGCTCGCTGCCGAAGCGGCTGCGTCGCGAGCTGGTGCCCGTGCCCGACCACGCGGCGGCGCTCGTCGAGCAGCTCGACCCCGCGGCCGGTCCGCTGCTCGAGCAGCTGGTGCGCGGCATCCGGCAGCGCACCGGCACGCTCGTCTCCCCCGACGACTTCGACCTCTCGGCCGTCCCCGACCACCTGAAGGTGACCTTCCGCGTGGTCGACGACGGCGCCGAGCTGGCCCGGGGTCGCGACCTCGACGCGCTGCGCACCGAGCTGGGGGACGTCGTCCGCCGCGACCTCGAGGTGGTCGCCGCGGAGTCGGCCCGGACCGGGATCACGACGTGGGACGTCGGCACGCTCGAGCGGGCCGTGCCGGCCGGGCAGGTCGTGGGGTACCCGGCGCTCGTCGACGAGGGGACGTCGGTGGCGCTGCGCGTGCTCGACACCCCCGAGGAGCAGCAGGTCGCGATGGTGCGCGGCCAGGGTCGGCTGCTCGCCCTCTCGACCCCGACCACGACGCCCTCGCTCGGCCGCACGCTCGACCTGCGGCAGAAGCTGCTGCTGGCCTCCTCGCCCTACGGCGACGCGGCGGCCGTGCTCGACGACGCTCGGCTCGCCGCCCTCGACCACCTGGTGGCCCGCCACGGGGGCCCGGTGTGGGACGAGGCTGCCTTCCAGACCCTGCGCGAACGGGTGAGGGCCGACGTCCACGACGTCACCGCGGGTGTGCTGCGCGACGTCCTGCGGTCGCTGGAGAAGCTCGGCCAGGCCCAGCCGCAGGGCACGGGCGAGCCGGCGGAGGACGTCCGCGTGCAGCTGAGCTGGCTCGTGGCACCGGGCTTCGTCCGCGACCTGGGCGTCGAGCAGCTGCGACGCCTGCCGGTCTACCTCGAGGCCGCGCGTCGACGGCTCGCCACGCCGCTCACCGAGCAGCTGGTGCGCGTGCACGAGCTCGAGGCGGAGTTCCACGAGCGCACCGGTGGCCTGAGCCCGCTGCGTCGCGCCGCGGCCGACGTGCAGGAGGTCCGCTGGGCCTTGGAGGAGCTCCGGGTGAGCGTGGTCGCCCAGAACCTCGGGACGGCTCGACCGGTGTCGGTCAAGCGGCTGCGCCGTCTGCTCGACGACCTGCGCGTGTGA
- a CDS encoding FKBP-type peptidyl-prolyl cis-trans isomerase — translation MTSKPEVDFIEGPAPTELQIKDIIVGDGPEAVPGGVVDVHYVGVEFDTGEQFDASWDRGQSARFPLPQLIGAWQQGIPGMKVGGRRQLVCPPELAYGPAGGGHRLSGKTLVFIIDLLGVG, via the coding sequence ATGACCTCCAAGCCTGAAGTGGACTTCATCGAGGGCCCCGCGCCCACCGAGCTGCAGATCAAGGACATCATCGTCGGCGACGGCCCCGAGGCCGTGCCCGGCGGCGTCGTCGACGTGCACTACGTGGGCGTCGAGTTCGACACCGGCGAGCAGTTCGACGCCTCCTGGGACCGCGGCCAGTCCGCGCGCTTCCCGCTCCCGCAGCTCATCGGCGCCTGGCAGCAGGGCATCCCCGGCATGAAGGTCGGCGGACGTCGTCAGCTGGTGTGCCCGCCCGAGCTGGCCTACGGACCCGCCGGCGGCGGACACCGCCTGTCGGGCAAGACCCTCGTCTTCATCATCGACCTGCTGGGCGTCGGCTGA